A stretch of Brassica napus cultivar Da-Ae chromosome C6, Da-Ae, whole genome shotgun sequence DNA encodes these proteins:
- the LOC106407918 gene encoding uncharacterized protein LOC106407918 produces the protein MQPIRRSSRLMKLKNVETTPMNPLDLSSGSSSRKRSRRRVSAGDTAPLPKNVELEVESLSDGESSDDHSDEAPMASNTPPNRSKEQIFEESRNVYQTKAQFYPELMRPKRMPMTEWFFSIKATKRFRELRGWNFIPQQPISLTDENLSDVRRIVIGAGLIHTLTDLDPYQPNVIREFLANLPEAEERDDGGVAVYVRGSLVDFSPSLINSMYCIPGFEEDPNWMDECLDEVFGFLTDGRIRRGENMSSKYLTATNQVLYKLVCSNWIPTRNYTSMNQRRLRFIYMLHHHVGFDFGKLVYDQIIAMAANTQTEKTRCIMFPNLIQQVIHFQRTITPDLLHDEFTGTPKLVVKDVKAGRGSGADSSAASLEDDINRAIAGLKTIRVRLRRGDYEQHVAHPGVEENNEQDEDEEDALHRLSHSDKKGENVSSRKAACRIEKQRMCYAQYRKCDLLLQVGYEMMTCQYLIGSKMLLWREAKKIWKIWAYHNI, from the exons ATGCAACCAATAAGGAGAAGCTCGCGGCTCATGAAACTGAAGAATGTCGAGACTACTCCGATGAACCCACTTGACCTCTCTTCTGGGTCATCCTCGCGCAAGCGGAGCCGCCGTCGTGTCTCAGCTGGTGACACTGCGCCTCTACCCAAGAACGTTGAGCTTGAAGTCGAGTCTCTCTCAGATGGGGAATCCTCAGACGACCACTCCGACGAAGCTCCGATGGCATCAAACACTCCTCCGAATCGCTCCAAAGAACAGATATTTGAGGAGAGTCGGAATGTGTATCAAACTAAAGCTCAGTTCTATCCAGAGCTTATGCGACCTAAAAGGATGCCAATGACTGAATGGTTCTTCTCAATCAAGGCGACTAAGCGCTTCAGAGAGCTCCGAGGGTGGAATTTCATTCCTCAGCAGCCTATCTCCCTCACGGACGAGAATCTCTCTGATGTCAGAAGAATTGTGATCGGGGCAGGCCTGATTCATACCCTCACTGATCTCGACCCTTATCAGCCCAATGTAATCCGCGAATTCCTTGCCAATCTTCCGGAAGCTGAGGAACGAGACGATGGTGGTGTAGCGGTGTATGTTAGAGGATCGCTTGTTGATTTCTCTCCGAGTCTGATTAATTCGATGTATTGCATTCCGGGGTTTGAAGAAGATCCTAACTGGATGGATGAATGTCTTGATGAAGTTTTTGGTTTTCTCACCGATGGACGAATAAGACGAGGTGAGAACATGAGTTCGAAGTATCTCACAGCTACGAATCAGGTTCTGTACAAGCTCGTCTGCTCGAATTGGATTCCCACCAGGAACTACACCTCAATGAACCAAAGGCGACTCAGGTTCATCTACATGCTTCATCATCATGTTGGATTTGACTTCGGGAAACTCGTCTATGATCAGATAATTGCAATGGCAGCGAACACTCAGACAGAGAAGACTCGGTGTATCATGTTCCCTAACTTGATTCAGCAGGTCATCCATTTTCAGCGAACTATAACTCCTGACTTGCTTCATGATGAGTTCACTGGAACACCGAAGCTTGTTGTCAAGGATGTTAAGGCTGGTCGTGGGTCTGGAGCAGACTCAAGTGCTGCCAGCCTTGAGGACGACATCAATCGCGCCATTGCGGGACTCAAAACCATTCGAGTTCGCCTGAGGA GGGGAGACTATGAGCAACATGTTGCTCATCCAGGGGTTGAAGAAAACAATGAGCAggatgaagatgaggaagacGC GTTGCATAGGTTGTCACATTCAGATAAAAAGGGGGAGAATGTAAGCTCAAGAAAAGCAGCTTGTCGGATTGAGAAACAGAGGATGTGTTATGCACAATATAGGAAGTGTGACTTGCTGTTACAAGTCGGTTATGAGATGATGACGTGTCAATATCTCATTGGTTCCAAGATGTTACTTTGGCGTGAAGCAAAGAAGATTTGGAAGATTTGGGCTTACCACAATATTTAG